The proteins below come from a single Biomphalaria glabrata chromosome 10, xgBioGlab47.1, whole genome shotgun sequence genomic window:
- the LOC129928559 gene encoding uncharacterized protein LOC129928559 has translation MYHLERKTLELQNYKEEICQVHHFEVGTLLHYNYPIKVFQVRSKLDHNVKKVIKAYYKDSTYDDKKIVKHFLSEVAVLATIHHPFIMSMDFMGSFPRYFAYVMPFYEEGTLTKVLPSMHQEMSDEYFVQLCAAVNYLHNKKVAHRDLKTDNILITDKKVVIADFGLSDILPTEDTMATKRKGTVVYMSPEQFLKRPFDPFKCDMFALGVVYWCMVFKVNVLNQDTMEPMMETVRTKLSPTSIDRLILTNLLEYQPEERLSIFELIFLMEESCFSHRIAKLKGNIQVFYSYLCVT, from the exons atgtatcatcTGGAAAGAAAAACACTGGAACTTCAAAACTACAAGGAAGAAATATGCCAAGTACATCACTTCGAGGTGGGCACACTGCTTCACTACAATTACCCGATCAAAGTTTTTCAAGTCAGATCCAAACTAGACCACAACGTCAAGAAAGTCATCAAAGCTTATTACAAAGACAGCACTTATGATGATAAAAAAATCGTAAAGCATTTCTTATCGGAAGTTGCAGTACTTGCCACGATTCACCATCCTTTTATCATGAGCATGGATTTCATGGGATCCTTTCCTCGGTACTTCGCATACGTGATGCCTTTCTACGAAGAAGGCACTCTTACCAAGGTACTGCCTTCCATGCACCAGGAGATGAGTGATGAATACTTTGTGCAGCTATGTGCAGCAGTTAACTATCTCCATAACAAAAAAGTTGCTCATCGAGACTTGAAAACGGACAACATTTTGATCACAGATAAGAAAGTTGTCATTGCTGATTTTGGCTTATCGGATATCTTGCCCACTGAGGATACAATGGCGACCAAAAGAAAAGGAACTGTCGTGTACATGTCCCCAGAACAGTTTTTAAAGAGGCCATTTGACCCTTTTAAA TGTGACATGTTCGCTCTTGGAGTAGTCTACTGGTGTATGGTTTTCAAAGTGAATGTTTTGAATCAAGACACCATGGAACCAATGATGGAAACAGTCAGAACTAAGTTGTCGCCTACTAGTATAGACAG ACTCATTTTGACCAATCTTTTAGAATATCAACCTGAAGAAAGATTGTCCATCTTTGAACTCATCTTCTTGATGGAGGAATCTTGTTTCTCACACAGGATAGCCAAACTTAAAGGTAATATACAAGTATTCTATTC ATATTTATGTGTCacgtaa
- the LOC106070376 gene encoding uncharacterized protein LOC106070376, with protein sequence MSDSIKNVFKMEEYQNDICEVYNFQIEKVIKDHYPTKVVQVHKTLDPNRKWAVKMCYKDKTHKCISAERHFLTEVIILRGLKHPFIMGLDNVASFPYYFCFVMPFYEDGMLTKALPTMTHELRDECLVQLCCGIKFLHDRGVAHRDLKSDNILLTMQKNVVIADFGLGDYVWRREPLVTGKKGTYMHISPEQGEEPFNCFKCKFITIFFRDILSCLLEADPIKRLSVLSLINLLSNSKLFDHRIKLLRVSEFQEKGLCLCLLKCQSFKKKIL encoded by the exons ATGTCGGACAgcataaaaaatgtcttcaaaatgGAAGAGTATCAAAATGATATCTGTGAAGTGTATAATTTTCAGATAGAGAAAGTCATAAAGGATCATTATCCTACCAAAGTTGTACAAGTTCACAAAACACTCGATCCCAACAGAAAGTGGGCTGTAAAAATGTGTTACAAAGACAAGACACATAAATGTATTTCGGCTGAACGTCACTTCTTGACTGAAGTTATTATACTGAGAGGACTTAAACATCCCTTCATCATGGGCCTAGACAACGTCGCATCATTTCCTTATTACTTCTGCTTCGTGATGCCATTCTACGAGGATGGCATGCTGACCAAAGCGCTGCCAACGATGACCCATGAGTTGAGAGATGAATGCCTAGTGCAGCTTTGCTGTGGAATCAAGTTTCTTCACGACAGAGGAGTCGCTCACAGGGACCTGAAATCTGACAACATTTTACTCACTATGCaaaagaatgtcgtcattgcTGATTTTGGTTTAGGAGATTACGTCTGGCGACGTGAGCCTTTAGTTACTGGGAAGAAAGGAACATACATGCATATATCTCCTGAGCAGGGCGAAGAGCCATTTAACTGTTTTAAG TGTAAATTTATCACCATTTTTTTCAGGGACATTTTGTCATGTCTTTTGGAAGCTGATCCTATCAAGAGATTATCAGTTCTGAGTTTGATCAATTTACTGAGCAACTCAAAACTTTTTGACCATAGAATCAAACTACTTAGAG TCTCAGAGTTTCAAGAAAAAGGTCTTTGTCTTTGTTTGTTAAAGTGTCAGAGTTTCAAGAAAAAGATCTTGTGA
- the LOC129928560 gene encoding uncharacterized protein LOC129928560 — translation MYHSKKKKDGLLSYQDDACHVYGFEVEKLLQDHHPIKVFQVRSKQDHNVKKVIKTYFKDNTDVDQITTRQFMAEISVLTKIHHPYVMGMDTMGIFPGYFAYVMPLYETGTLTEALPTMNQEKSDEYLVQLCAGLKFLHRHKIAHRDVKTDNVLITAKEKRVVIADFGLSEILPTIDTPVSTIKGTHMYISPEQFIQKEFNAIKCDMYALGVVYWCMVFKVDVFDLKSTEQMKESVNTLCDTSIDWLVLTNLLDPSPVDRLTCYNLLCVLEQPEYRFTDRIASLRGNGKIFYQSVINV, via the exons ATGTATCACtccaagaaaaagaaagacgGACTTCTAAGCTACCAAGACGATGCATGCCATGTATATGGCTTCGAGGTGGAAAAACTACTTCAAGACCATCACCCGATCAAAGTTTTTCAAGTCAGATCCAAACAAGACCACAACGTCAAGAAAGTCATTAAAACTTATTTCAAAGACAATACTGATGTTGACCAAATAACCACAAGGCAATTCATGGCAGAAATTTCAGTACTCACCAAGATCCACCATCCTTATGTTATGGGCATGGATACCATGGGTATCTTTCCTGGTTACTTCGCATACGTGATGCCATTGTACGAAACAGGAACTCTGACCGAGGCGCTGCCGACCATGAATCAGGAGAAGAGTGATGAATATCTTGTGCAGCTGTGTGCTGGACTTAAATTTCTCCATCGACATAAAATCGCTCACAGAGACGTGAAAACGGACAACGTTTTGATCACAGCAAAAGAAAAGAGGGTGGTCATTGCTGATTTCGGTTTGTCTGAAATCTTGCCCACTATTGATACGCCAGTGAGCACCATAAAAGGAACCCATATGTACATTTCCCCAGAACAGTTTATCCAGAAAGAATTTAACGCTATTAAA TGTGATATGTACGCACTTGGAGTAGTCTACTGGTGTATGGTTTTCAAAGTGGATGTCTTTGATTTAAAGAGCACCGAACAAATGAAGGAATCAGTCAATACTTTGTGTGATACTAGTATAGACTG GCTGGTTTTGACCAATCTTTTGGACCCGAGCCCTGTCGACAGGTTAACCTGTTACAATCTCCTCTGCGTACTGGAGCAGCCTGAATATCGTTTTACAGACAGAATAGCCAGTCTTAGAGGTAATGGAAAAATATTCTATCAGTCTGTCATCAATGTTTAG